A stretch of the Planktothricoides raciborskii GIHE-MW2 genome encodes the following:
- a CDS encoding antibiotic biosynthesis monooxygenase: protein MSMTHPSSRGNQTRLPRPKPIITIDTFPVSREQVDDLLDKWNYVVSEISHFDNFNSINLYQNLSHIKTNWILQIEWKSSQHLNQALSHADFQAFQDFLNQWNIAISQQSESYSPQIYRKFPGINFDPDRSSPKNPWIISRYILIIILFCLAILTALIMLMFRSF, encoded by the coding sequence ATGTCAATGACCCACCCATCTTCAAGGGGTAATCAAACAAGATTGCCCAGACCAAAACCTATAATTACAATAGATACTTTTCCTGTTTCACGAGAGCAAGTTGACGATTTATTAGATAAATGGAATTATGTGGTATCTGAAATTTCCCATTTTGACAATTTTAACAGTATCAATTTGTATCAAAATTTATCCCATATTAAAACTAATTGGATACTCCAAATTGAGTGGAAATCCTCGCAACACCTAAACCAAGCTTTATCTCATGCAGACTTTCAAGCATTCCAGGACTTTCTGAATCAATGGAATATTGCAATTTCGCAACAATCAGAATCATATTCTCCCCAAATATATAGGAAATTTCCAGGAATCAACTTTGACCCGGATCGATCAAGCCCAAAAAATCCTTGGATAATCTCCAGATATATTCTGATCATAATTCTGTTTTGCTTGGCTATATTAACTGCATTGATAATGCTCATGTTCAGATCATTTTGA
- a CDS encoding serine/threonine-protein kinase: protein MVKWQPGKILNGRYKIEKELGSGGFADTYLAYYQSTKVVIKTPNSTVQQRRDFPKFQQYFRDEAERLKKFNNHPHIVKYQEVFEEQGLCCIVMEYINGEDLGKLVIEQGVLAESIALKYIQQIGEALTFVHGEGILHRDVKPENIIKRKNQDQVVLIDFGIAREFTFGQSGSQTQFLSNGFAPPEQYFYKEKRGDYTDVYALAATLYVLLTGYVTGSTSQVDHYLPSSLDRDKEKRKFFGSDLLQDPKEINPKISDTVSKAILKGMELDYKKRPQTVQDWLALLQPQSVTQPVTQPVTKVAKQAVTQMKTVCVSGLARLSQLVNQSTPQFIPEISEKALVTFLGGGVFAIFLLYFYSPYLNKFPQPVTIDYEKLEKLLANKEFQEADEETLEIMLLLARRQKKGWLDVKDIQNFPCSDLEKINKLWRESSEGRFGFTAQKWIWIDELGGKPGVYDPELADKFGDLVAWRVDNEWHKNIIYAMFANPGHLPYKINVRGFEIHIPYWAERLDKCNIP from the coding sequence ATGGTCAAGTGGCAACCGGGAAAAATCTTAAACGGTCGATACAAGATTGAAAAAGAGCTAGGTTCGGGCGGTTTTGCCGACACTTACTTAGCCTACTATCAATCAACCAAAGTGGTGATTAAAACTCCTAACTCTACCGTGCAACAACGGCGAGATTTTCCAAAATTTCAACAGTATTTTCGTGATGAAGCTGAAAGGCTAAAAAAATTCAATAATCATCCTCATATTGTTAAATATCAGGAGGTTTTTGAAGAACAAGGTCTGTGCTGCATCGTCATGGAGTATATTAATGGTGAAGATTTAGGGAAGTTGGTTATTGAGCAGGGAGTTTTAGCAGAATCTATAGCTTTGAAATACATTCAGCAAATTGGTGAGGCGCTAACATTCGTTCACGGGGAAGGAATTCTGCATCGGGACGTGAAACCGGAAAACATTATTAAGCGCAAAAATCAAGATCAAGTGGTTTTAATTGATTTTGGCATTGCCCGGGAATTTACTTTTGGTCAATCAGGCAGTCAGACACAATTTTTATCTAATGGCTTTGCTCCTCCTGAGCAGTATTTTTACAAAGAAAAAAGAGGAGATTATACAGATGTTTATGCTTTAGCCGCTACCCTATATGTTCTTTTAACTGGTTATGTTACTGGTTCTACTTCTCAAGTAGATCATTACTTACCATCATCTTTAGACAGAGACAAAGAAAAGAGAAAATTTTTTGGCAGCGATCTCTTACAAGACCCTAAAGAGATTAATCCAAAAATCAGTGACACAGTGAGCAAGGCTATTCTCAAGGGGATGGAACTTGACTATAAAAAACGACCTCAGACCGTTCAGGATTGGCTGGCACTTCTTCAGCCTCAATCGGTTACACAACCTGTCACACAACCTGTCACAAAAGTGGCGAAACAAGCTGTGACACAAATGAAAACAGTCTGTGTTTCCGGACTTGCCAGACTTTCTCAATTGGTTAACCAAAGTACCCCCCAATTTATTCCCGAAATCTCTGAAAAAGCATTGGTTACTTTTTTAGGCGGAGGAGTTTTTGCTATATTCTTGCTTTATTTTTATTCCCCGTATTTAAACAAATTTCCTCAACCTGTAACCATTGATTATGAAAAGTTAGAGAAACTGTTGGCTAATAAAGAATTTCAAGAGGCTGATGAGGAAACGCTGGAAATTATGCTTTTGCTGGCTCGTCGCCAGAAAAAAGGCTGGTTAGATGTCAAAGATATTCAAAATTTTCCTTGTAGCGATTTAGAAAAAATCAATAAATTATGGAGAGAGTCTAGTGAGGGTCGTTTTGGATTTACTGCTCAAAAATGGATCTGGATTGATGAGTTAGGGGGGAAACCAGGGGTTTATGACCCGGAATTAGCAGATAAGTTTGGTGATTTGGTCGCTTGGCGGGTTGACAACGAGTGGCATAAAAATATTATTTATGCAATGTTCGCCAATCCGGGACATCTCCCTTATAAAATCAATGTCAGAGGTTTTGAGATTCATATTCCTTATTGGGCAGAAAGATTAGACAAATGTAATATTCCCTAA
- a CDS encoding polysaccharide biosynthesis tyrosine autokinase, with product MQTAPNSQPSSFDQNGKQPQIVPLSYLAEVPDADEEELDLGQLFAVIRRRAFVILGVAIAVTGAVWVWTDNQTPQYEGKFQLLVEPVTGEGANSLSSRLGALAGGLGMGIPGSSGSGVDYQSQIALLRSPKLMEPIIQQLKPKYPEVEYKTLVTGEKPPLIIEQKKEATKIIEVRYQDEDPEKIDFILKKLAENYLRYSFEDRQTNTRKGIQFIEEQLPQLRQRVDTLQGQLQKFRQDYNLIDPKIQGEQLAGQITKIDDQLLEAQTALIQQQQLYTTLRQQVGLDPDVAIASSVLSEAPSYQSQLSKLRELENQIAKELTRFTINSPQIQTMLQQRQQLEGMLSQEAQRALGKEIVTVARVPEAQVYHNSVRLGLIQQMVAAASQIEVLKMRNQVLAQAAGMLSEYREQFPIVIRQYTDLMRELEVASQTLNQLLGQREQLRLEAAQSETPWEIIALPEIPLNEDGEAIPFSPNLPRNLVLGAMLGLMLGFGAALLVEQLEFVFHNPEDLKQATDKPLLGLIPISDRAKQLASSSWIADSHGRERLQDDRDFGFLEAFRALNTNIRFLSADQPIRAIAVASAVAEEGKSTAAVNLAQAAATMGQRVLLVDGDLRRPQVHAKLGILNREGLSNVLATDLQAKDAIQRSPIEENLFILTAGTLPPDPIRLLSSQKMQQLMQQWSREFDLVILDTPPLKNVVDGRVLAGYTDGVVLVVSMRQTNRNTILQTLAELKTCGIKVLGTIANGVKPRSVSWYDYSYQYNAQNDAAFLSENTVKQSESEAG from the coding sequence ATGCAAACTGCACCAAATTCTCAACCGTCATCATTCGATCAAAATGGTAAACAGCCTCAAATCGTGCCTTTGTCATATTTGGCAGAAGTCCCAGATGCGGATGAGGAAGAATTGGATCTGGGGCAGTTGTTTGCGGTGATTCGTCGTCGAGCTTTTGTGATTTTAGGGGTGGCGATCGCGGTGACTGGGGCAGTTTGGGTCTGGACCGATAACCAAACCCCCCAGTATGAAGGTAAGTTTCAACTCTTGGTGGAACCCGTGACTGGGGAAGGGGCTAATTCCCTCTCATCCCGCTTGGGTGCGTTAGCCGGTGGTTTAGGTATGGGGATTCCTGGATCTAGTGGTTCGGGAGTGGATTACCAAAGCCAAATTGCTTTGTTAAGAAGTCCCAAACTGATGGAACCGATTATTCAACAATTAAAACCTAAATATCCCGAAGTTGAATATAAAACTCTGGTTACAGGTGAAAAACCCCCATTAATTATTGAGCAAAAGAAAGAAGCTACTAAAATTATTGAAGTTCGCTATCAAGATGAGGATCCGGAAAAAATAGACTTTATTTTAAAAAAATTAGCCGAAAATTATCTGAGATATAGTTTTGAAGACCGGCAAACAAATACTCGGAAAGGTATTCAATTTATTGAAGAACAATTGCCGCAATTAAGGCAAAGAGTGGATACGCTGCAAGGACAGTTACAAAAATTTCGCCAAGATTACAATTTAATCGATCCGAAAATTCAAGGGGAACAACTAGCGGGACAAATTACTAAAATTGACGATCAACTTTTAGAAGCTCAAACCGCATTGATTCAGCAACAACAACTTTATACAACTTTGCGGCAACAGGTGGGCTTAGATCCGGATGTGGCGATCGCTTCTTCGGTCTTAAGTGAAGCACCGAGCTATCAAAGCCAACTGAGTAAACTTAGGGAATTAGAAAATCAGATTGCCAAGGAATTAACTCGGTTTACGATCAATAGTCCCCAGATCCAAACGATGCTGCAACAACGCCAACAACTCGAAGGAATGTTGAGTCAAGAAGCCCAACGAGCCCTGGGCAAAGAAATTGTCACCGTGGCCAGAGTCCCCGAAGCCCAGGTTTACCACAACTCCGTGCGCTTAGGATTGATTCAACAAATGGTCGCTGCCGCCAGCCAAATTGAAGTGTTAAAAATGAGAAATCAAGTGCTGGCTCAAGCGGCGGGGATGTTGAGCGAATATCGAGAACAATTTCCGATTGTCATTCGCCAGTACACCGATTTAATGCGGGAGTTAGAAGTTGCCAGTCAAACCTTGAACCAACTCTTAGGTCAACGGGAACAGTTACGCCTAGAAGCCGCCCAGTCAGAAACTCCTTGGGAAATTATTGCTCTGCCCGAAATTCCTCTTAATGAAGATGGAGAAGCGATTCCATTTTCGCCTAATTTGCCCCGGAATTTGGTATTAGGGGCAATGTTGGGTTTAATGTTGGGTTTTGGAGCAGCATTGTTGGTGGAACAGTTAGAGTTTGTGTTCCATAATCCAGAAGATTTAAAACAAGCGACGGATAAGCCTTTGTTGGGGCTAATTCCCATTAGCGATCGCGCCAAACAGTTGGCAAGTTCTTCGTGGATTGCCGATTCTCATGGTCGAGAACGATTACAAGACGATCGCGATTTTGGCTTTTTGGAAGCTTTTCGGGCGTTGAATACCAATATTCGGTTTTTGAGTGCGGATCAGCCGATTCGGGCGATCGCCGTTGCTTCTGCGGTGGCAGAGGAGGGCAAGTCTACAGCAGCAGTGAATTTAGCCCAGGCAGCAGCAACAATGGGTCAGCGAGTTTTGCTGGTGGATGGGGATTTGCGCCGGCCCCAAGTCCATGCCAAGTTGGGCATTCTCAACCGAGAAGGGTTAAGCAATGTTTTGGCCACGGATTTGCAGGCAAAAGACGCGATTCAGCGATCGCCCATTGAAGAAAACTTATTTATCTTAACTGCTGGGACGCTGCCTCCTGACCCGATTCGCTTGTTATCTTCCCAGAAAATGCAACAACTGATGCAGCAGTGGTCGCGGGAATTTGACTTAGTAATTTTGGATACACCGCCTTTAAAGAATGTGGTAGATGGTCGGGTACTGGCGGGTTATACCGATGGGGTGGTCTTAGTGGTGAGTATGCGCCAAACTAATCGCAATACGATTCTGCAAACCTTGGCTGAGTTGAAAACTTGTGGCATTAAAGTGTTAGGAACGATCGCCAACGGAGTCAAGCCTCGCAGTGTCAGTTGGTACGATTATTCTTATCAGTACAATGCTCAAAATGATGCCGCATTTTTATCCGAGAATACGGTAAAACAATCGGAAAGTGAGGCTGGATAA
- a CDS encoding Hsp70 family protein, which yields MSIAIDFGTSNTVITRWNQATQQAETIKLPGLSSQLGQNPPLIPSLVYVQNAAENQVKVGQAVLDQGFDVKSDPRFFRSFKRGIGADIQGFLPELDGQIISFEKVGEWFFSELLNSLRQVPLPVDSLILTVPVDSFEAYRHWLGKVCQSLQVEQVRMLDEPTAAALGYGMAEQELLLVVDFGGGTLDLSLVRLDSSSGKKPLGFILKWGEKLFSESSGQPVKNARVLAKAGQNLGGTDLDNWLIDYFVQTKKIPKTSLTTRLAERLKIQLSLQKQASEVYFNDETFASIELGLSRDEFETILQKNQFFEKLDDSMNQVLQQARRQGIEVSDIDAVLLVGGTVQIPAVQSWIGQYFDRSKIRCDRPFEAIAQGALQLNQGIEIKDFLYHSYGIRYWDRRNSRHNWHKLIQAGQPYPMEKPVELVLGASLENQPSIELIIGELGAETGGTEVYFDGDRLVTRSLMSGQTSVQPLNDRDGARSIAQLNPPGNPGSDRIKVFFEVDDRRFLRITVEDLFTNQILLDNQVVVQLS from the coding sequence ATGTCAATAGCGATCGACTTCGGAACCAGTAACACGGTCATTACTCGCTGGAATCAAGCGACCCAGCAAGCAGAAACCATTAAATTACCGGGTTTATCATCCCAGTTAGGGCAAAATCCGCCCTTAATTCCCAGTTTAGTTTATGTGCAAAATGCCGCCGAAAATCAGGTGAAAGTGGGTCAAGCCGTTCTCGACCAAGGCTTTGATGTCAAATCTGACCCCCGATTTTTTCGCTCTTTTAAACGGGGAATTGGGGCAGATATCCAAGGTTTTCTCCCGGAACTTGACGGTCAAATAATCAGCTTTGAAAAAGTCGGTGAATGGTTCTTTTCAGAACTCCTAAATTCATTGCGTCAAGTGCCGTTGCCCGTAGATTCTTTAATCCTGACGGTTCCAGTAGATAGTTTTGAAGCTTATCGCCATTGGTTAGGAAAAGTTTGCCAATCTTTGCAGGTGGAACAAGTCAGAATGCTGGATGAACCGACCGCTGCGGCGTTAGGTTATGGGATGGCAGAACAAGAACTTTTGCTAGTGGTAGATTTTGGCGGCGGTACGCTGGATTTATCTTTGGTGCGTTTGGATAGTAGCAGTGGTAAAAAACCTTTGGGATTTATTCTCAAATGGGGCGAAAAACTGTTTAGCGAAAGTTCTGGACAACCCGTGAAAAACGCCAGAGTTTTAGCGAAAGCAGGGCAAAATTTAGGGGGAACGGATTTAGATAATTGGTTGATAGATTATTTTGTGCAGACGAAAAAAATTCCCAAAACTTCTTTGACGACTCGGTTAGCTGAACGCTTGAAGATTCAGTTATCCCTACAAAAGCAGGCAAGTGAGGTTTATTTTAATGATGAAACTTTTGCAAGTATTGAACTGGGGTTAAGTCGAGATGAGTTTGAGACTATTCTGCAAAAAAATCAGTTTTTTGAGAAGTTAGATGATTCGATGAATCAAGTGCTTCAGCAAGCCCGACGCCAGGGGATTGAAGTGTCTGATATTGATGCGGTTTTGCTGGTGGGAGGTACGGTACAAATTCCAGCGGTGCAAAGTTGGATTGGCCAATATTTCGATCGCAGTAAAATTCGCTGCGATCGCCCCTTTGAAGCGATCGCCCAAGGTGCGTTACAACTGAACCAAGGTATTGAAATTAAAGATTTTCTTTATCATAGTTATGGGATTCGCTATTGGGATCGGCGCAATTCTCGCCATAATTGGCATAAATTAATTCAAGCGGGGCAACCGTATCCGATGGAAAAGCCGGTAGAATTAGTGTTAGGCGCGTCCTTAGAAAATCAGCCCAGTATTGAGTTAATTATTGGTGAGTTGGGGGCGGAAACTGGCGGAACGGAGGTCTATTTTGATGGCGATCGCCTAGTCACTCGTAGCCTCATGTCCGGTCAAACCTCCGTACAACCGTTAAATGACCGAGACGGGGCTCGCAGTATTGCCCAGTTAAACCCGCCGGGAAATCCCGGAAGCGATCGCATTAAAGTATTCTTTGAAGTAGACGATCGCCGCTTTCTCAGAATTACCGTAGAAGACCTATTTACCAATCAAATCTTGTTAGATAATCAAGTGGTTGTCCAATTAAGTTAG
- a CDS encoding SLBB domain-containing protein, which yields MRIARIALSAWIALIVSLPAMLYPQRGAIAQQMPSPKPTEPNAAQTNPAPTNPAPTNPAPTNPAPPNPTQTNPPRTVSSPPPPQGFPPAARVSPPPVETAYTLGPGDAIQVDIFNVPEYSGSNGQYEVLVDGTINMALIGTVRVEGLTISQLTGLLQQAYRPYLQRPELLTVKLLAKRPLQIGIAGEVRRPGSYTMGGTESGPATIAQVIQLAGGITQSADIRQIQLRRRQLGRPDQLTTLDLAGLIQLGDLSQDISLRDGDTIFIPTATTFNPFEASQLASATLSGEATAPINIVVVGEVSRPGSYTVTRVDGTGGTLTISRALQTAGGVSLSADIGSIQLIRRPRAGAPQSISVNLWEMVERGDLLQDLILQEGDTIVVPTAAPETMTEARLVKLATSNFAADTSQPLKIAIVGEVTRPGTYTVGAGGGGGDAGGGLIGLTRLTLALQTAGGVTQSADIGNIQVIRRPRAGAEQTVSVNLWDMVERGNLTQDIILQQGDTIVVPTVSAENFDPARSIQLATTNFAADTSQSLNIAVVGEVNRPGTYTVGAGGGGGTGGGIIGLTTVTRAIQTAGGITPLADIRQIEVRRQRKDGTQQLIALDLWQLLETGALTNDIILQQGDTIVVPTATSIDLAEAPQVALASFSPGAIRVNIVGEVLSPGTLELPPNTSLNQALLAAGGFNNSRARKDDVELIRLNPNGTVSQEVVPVDFSQGLDEQTNPTLRNGDVIVVGRSGLAKTRDTLGEIGGTIGAVTNPVLSVFGFLNFFQMFGGSSSN from the coding sequence CGAGGAGCGATCGCCCAGCAGATGCCCTCCCCAAAACCAACGGAACCAAACGCGGCTCAGACAAATCCCGCGCCCACCAATCCTGCGCCCACCAATCCCGCACCCACAAATCCCGCGCCCCCCAATCCCACCCAGACAAATCCTCCCAGAACCGTCAGCAGTCCACCCCCACCACAAGGCTTTCCTCCAGCAGCGCGAGTTTCACCGCCCCCGGTAGAAACCGCTTATACCCTCGGTCCGGGAGATGCCATTCAGGTGGATATTTTCAACGTCCCCGAATATAGTGGCTCCAATGGGCAGTATGAAGTGCTAGTCGATGGCACCATCAACATGGCGTTGATTGGTACGGTGAGGGTAGAAGGCTTAACCATCAGTCAACTTACCGGCTTGCTACAGCAAGCATATCGGCCTTATTTACAACGCCCAGAATTACTCACCGTCAAACTGCTGGCAAAACGTCCCTTACAAATTGGCATTGCCGGAGAAGTCAGACGGCCAGGTTCCTACACAATGGGAGGCACTGAGAGTGGCCCCGCAACCATCGCCCAAGTGATTCAACTCGCTGGAGGAATTACCCAATCAGCGGATATTCGTCAAATCCAACTGCGGCGGCGTCAACTGGGCAGACCGGATCAGCTAACCACTCTGGATCTAGCAGGCTTAATTCAACTAGGAGACCTCAGTCAGGACATTTCCTTGCGGGATGGTGACACAATCTTTATCCCCACGGCAACCACTTTTAATCCCTTTGAGGCCAGTCAATTAGCCAGTGCCACCTTATCCGGGGAAGCCACCGCACCGATCAATATTGTCGTCGTCGGGGAAGTGTCTCGTCCTGGTTCCTACACTGTCACCAGGGTGGATGGCACCGGCGGCACTCTCACCATTAGCCGCGCCCTGCAAACCGCTGGCGGAGTCAGCTTATCCGCTGATATTGGTAGTATCCAACTAATTCGCCGACCCAGAGCGGGCGCTCCCCAGTCCATCTCCGTGAACCTTTGGGAGATGGTAGAAAGAGGAGATCTGCTGCAAGACCTGATCCTGCAAGAGGGAGATACTATTGTCGTCCCCACGGCAGCCCCAGAGACGATGACCGAAGCCCGATTGGTGAAACTAGCAACATCAAACTTTGCCGCTGATACCTCACAACCTTTGAAGATTGCGATCGTTGGGGAAGTGACCCGTCCGGGAACCTATACCGTAGGAGCCGGTGGAGGAGGTGGAGATGCTGGAGGAGGTTTGATTGGACTTACCAGATTGACCCTCGCCTTGCAAACTGCCGGGGGCGTAACTCAATCCGCCGATATTGGCAATATCCAAGTGATTCGGCGACCGAGAGCCGGTGCCGAGCAAACCGTCTCAGTCAACCTCTGGGATATGGTGGAGCGAGGAAATCTCACCCAGGATATTATCTTGCAACAAGGAGATACCATTGTGGTGCCTACGGTATCCGCAGAGAATTTTGACCCAGCCCGTTCTATACAATTAGCCACAACCAACTTTGCGGCAGATACCTCTCAATCCTTAAATATTGCCGTGGTCGGGGAAGTCAACCGCCCCGGAACCTATACGGTGGGAGCCGGAGGCGGTGGTGGCACCGGCGGTGGAATCATTGGCTTGACCACGGTGACTCGTGCGATTCAAACTGCTGGTGGCATTACACCTTTAGCGGATATTCGTCAAATTGAGGTACGTCGGCAAAGGAAAGATGGGACTCAACAATTAATCGCTTTGGATCTCTGGCAACTGCTGGAAACTGGCGCACTCACTAACGATATTATTCTCCAACAAGGAGATACGATTGTGGTGCCCACCGCTACCAGTATCGATTTAGCGGAAGCCCCTCAAGTGGCTTTAGCCAGTTTTTCTCCCGGTGCGATCCGCGTCAATATTGTTGGGGAAGTTTTAAGCCCGGGGACGTTGGAGTTGCCACCGAATACTTCGTTAAACCAAGCATTGTTAGCGGCTGGGGGCTTTAACAATAGCCGTGCCCGTAAGGATGATGTGGAGTTGATTCGGTTGAACCCGAATGGCACGGTGAGTCAAGAGGTGGTGCCTGTTGATTTTAGTCAAGGACTGGATGAACAAACTAACCCGACTCTGCGTAATGGTGATGTGATTGTGGTGGGGCGTTCTGGATTGGCTAAAACCAGAGATACCCTCGGAGAAATCGGCGGAACCATTGGCGCTGTAACCAATCCGGTGCTGTCTGTCTTTGGCTTTTTAAACTTTTTCCAAATGTTTGGTGGCTCGAGCAGCAATTAA
- a CDS encoding ATP-binding cassette domain-containing protein: MNNQIPTTVFGSRPYLTLNNQGQTIRLELTKPMHILGRPGGDADLLVPDPQQWKILSREHAVLRQVGNDYHIYDGYKNKPSTNGLFLDRTRITFTDGLALTNGMELRIGQNPKDQIILTYFNPMGNQAVVPPSQSSVDLNDPKNQPLVIGRDPVNAQLHLESPIISRRHAIIQPAGTGKYLLQDISTNGVFVNNQRVQDKADLTDGDTIKIGPYTLVLRGDRLHILDRGNQIRLDAENLLRIVYDQKEKKEIRLLDQVNLAIEPGQFVALVGGSGTGKSTLMKTLLGISPTTEGKVYLNGDDLRQNFNMYRHQIGYVPQDDIIYSQLTVTEVLTYAAKLRLPPDIDLKEVVEKTLKDIEMKNLENNLVATLSGGQRKRVSIGVELLADPKLFFLDEPTSGLDPGLDKKMMELLRKLADQGRTIILVTHATASIMMCDRIVFMGLGGRLCYFGEPKNAFQFFKITSGNFADIYNQLENEANVKKWAADFLKSPYYHQYITNYLSSQPPNTQNSSHQSSAQKSAKPKQVKASPWQQLSILTNRYLKLILRDKINLGLSLLTAPVGIGLMTLALPDKNPLIGEPEPSLAPLALKVLFVFTCAALWVGFSASLQEIVKEAAIYFRERLVNLGLGAYLGSKAIVLGLLALGQTLLITGTILLGFKSPEPELMSWSLGLAITTFLSLFTCISLGLLVSAVAKNSSQANSALPLLLLPQIIFSGVLFKMEGAAEKISWFMLSRWSVGAYGSLVNVNAMVPNAENYLDANLNPIPLPFDPTPIYDATWDNLASNWGMLLLHTGIYLGLTLWVQKRKDIC, from the coding sequence ATGAATAACCAAATTCCCACAACGGTTTTCGGCAGCAGACCTTATTTAACTCTGAACAACCAAGGACAAACCATCCGGTTGGAATTGACTAAACCCATGCATATTTTAGGCAGACCGGGAGGAGACGCAGACCTGCTAGTTCCCGATCCTCAGCAGTGGAAAATTCTGTCCCGCGAGCACGCGGTGCTTCGGCAAGTGGGGAATGACTACCATATTTATGATGGCTATAAAAATAAACCCAGTACCAATGGCTTATTTTTAGACCGAACTCGGATTACTTTTACTGATGGGTTGGCACTCACCAATGGGATGGAATTACGGATCGGTCAAAATCCCAAAGACCAGATTATTTTGACTTATTTTAATCCGATGGGAAATCAAGCGGTTGTTCCCCCGTCCCAGTCTTCAGTTGATCTGAATGATCCGAAAAATCAGCCATTGGTTATTGGTCGCGACCCGGTGAACGCGCAGCTACATTTAGAAAGCCCGATTATTTCCCGGCGCCACGCTATTATTCAACCCGCAGGGACGGGGAAATATCTATTACAAGATATTAGTACCAATGGGGTTTTTGTTAATAATCAACGAGTCCAAGATAAAGCCGATTTGACTGATGGGGATACGATTAAAATTGGCCCTTATACTTTGGTCTTGCGAGGCGATCGCCTGCATATTCTGGATCGGGGCAACCAAATTCGCTTAGATGCAGAAAATTTGCTGCGAATAGTTTACGATCAAAAAGAGAAGAAAGAGATACGATTACTAGACCAGGTTAATTTGGCGATCGAACCAGGGCAGTTTGTGGCTTTGGTGGGGGGAAGTGGGACGGGAAAATCTACATTAATGAAGACATTATTAGGGATTAGTCCGACCACGGAAGGAAAAGTTTATCTAAATGGCGATGATTTGCGGCAAAACTTTAATATGTATCGCCATCAAATTGGTTATGTGCCCCAAGATGACATTATTTACAGTCAATTAACCGTGACTGAAGTATTAACTTATGCCGCTAAATTGCGCTTACCCCCAGATATCGATCTAAAAGAAGTCGTGGAAAAAACTCTCAAAGATATTGAAATGAAAAATTTGGAGAATAACTTGGTAGCTACCCTGAGTGGGGGACAGCGTAAACGAGTTAGTATTGGGGTAGAATTGTTAGCCGATCCCAAATTATTCTTTTTAGATGAACCCACCTCCGGTTTAGATCCGGGTTTGGATAAAAAGATGATGGAATTGTTGAGAAAATTAGCGGATCAAGGTCGGACGATTATTTTAGTCACCCATGCTACGGCGAGTATTATGATGTGCGATCGCATTGTGTTTATGGGACTTGGGGGGCGGTTATGCTACTTTGGCGAACCCAAAAACGCCTTTCAATTCTTCAAAATCACCAGCGGGAATTTTGCTGATATTTACAATCAACTAGAAAACGAAGCCAACGTGAAAAAATGGGCTGCTGATTTTCTCAAATCTCCTTACTATCACCAGTATATCACTAATTATCTCAGCAGTCAACCGCCAAATACTCAAAATTCTAGTCATCAAAGTTCTGCCCAAAAATCAGCCAAACCGAAACAAGTCAAAGCTTCACCTTGGCAGCAATTATCGATTTTAACTAATCGCTATTTAAAACTAATTCTCCGTGACAAGATCAACTTAGGATTATCTCTCCTTACTGCCCCGGTAGGAATTGGTTTAATGACATTAGCCCTGCCAGATAAAAATCCTTTAATTGGCGAACCAGAACCATCCTTAGCCCCCTTAGCCCTTAAAGTATTATTTGTGTTTACTTGTGCGGCACTTTGGGTGGGATTTTCAGCATCTTTGCAAGAAATTGTCAAAGAAGCAGCGATTTATTTTCGAGAAAGATTAGTAAACTTAGGACTAGGGGCTTACCTGGGTTCAAAGGCGATCGTCTTAGGGCTTTTAGCCCTAGGGCAAACCCTCTTAATTACCGGGACAATTTTACTGGGCTTCAAATCTCCAGAACCGGAATTAATGTCCTGGTCTTTAGGGTTAGCTATTACCACATTTCTCTCTTTATTTACTTGTATCAGTCTGGGATTGCTGGTTTCTGCCGTGGCCAAAAATAGTTCTCAAGCCAATAGTGCGTTGCCGCTTTTATTGCTACCACAAATTATTTTTTCTGGAGTGTTATTTAAAATGGAAGGGGCAGCAGAAAAGATTTCTTGGTTCATGTTGAGTCGTTGGTCTGTGGGGGCTTATGGTTCTTTGGTAAATGTCAATGCAATGGTGCCAAACGCGGAGAATTATTTAGATGCGAATTTGAACCCCATTCCCCTCCCTTTTGATCCGACTCCAATTTATGATGCAACTTGGGATAACTTAGCCTCAAATTGGGGGATGTTGTTGTTGCATACGGGGATATATTTGGGTTTGACTTTGTGGGTGCAAAAGCGCAAGGATATTTGCTAA